A single Paenibacillus kribbensis DNA region contains:
- a CDS encoding aminopeptidase gives MKDPRVLKLAENLVGYSVEVQPGENVLIEMIGGERDLLNAIIHEVGKKGGNVFVQLTDRKVQSAMLRHATKEMLETWAEIDLNRMKQMHCYIGIRAGENVNDLSDVPEEKMKMYNSIYQHAVHSEQRVKHTKWVVLRYPNDSMAQLANISTEAFEDFYFDVCNLDYAKMDKAQDALADLMNRTDKVRIKGPGTDLNFSIKQIGAVKCSGQCNIPDGEVYSAPVRDSVNGTISYNAQTLYNGITFENVKFRFENGKIVEATSNDTKRLNDILDSDEGARYIGEFAIGFNPYILHPMKDILFDEKIAGSLHFTPGQAYETADNGNRSSIHWDLVLIQRPEYGGGEIYFDDVLIRKDGIFVLPELEPLNPENLK, from the coding sequence ATGAAAGATCCCAGAGTACTTAAATTGGCTGAAAACCTGGTAGGATACTCAGTTGAAGTGCAGCCAGGAGAAAATGTGCTGATTGAAATGATCGGTGGGGAGCGCGATTTGCTTAACGCCATCATTCATGAAGTGGGCAAAAAAGGCGGCAATGTCTTTGTTCAGCTTACGGACCGTAAAGTACAGAGTGCCATGCTTCGCCATGCGACAAAGGAAATGCTGGAAACCTGGGCTGAAATTGACCTCAACCGGATGAAGCAAATGCATTGCTACATCGGGATTCGCGCAGGAGAAAATGTAAATGATCTGTCAGATGTACCAGAAGAGAAAATGAAAATGTATAATTCCATTTATCAACATGCGGTACATAGCGAGCAACGGGTAAAACATACAAAATGGGTCGTGCTGCGTTATCCGAATGACAGCATGGCTCAATTGGCGAACATTAGCACAGAAGCGTTCGAAGATTTTTATTTCGATGTGTGCAATCTGGACTACGCTAAAATGGACAAAGCACAGGATGCGCTGGCAGACCTGATGAATCGCACAGACAAGGTGCGGATCAAGGGGCCAGGTACAGACCTGAATTTCTCTATCAAGCAAATCGGGGCCGTTAAATGCTCGGGTCAATGCAATATTCCAGATGGTGAAGTCTACAGTGCGCCTGTACGTGACTCCGTTAACGGAACCATTAGCTATAATGCGCAAACACTCTATAATGGCATCACCTTTGAGAATGTCAAATTCCGTTTTGAAAATGGTAAAATCGTGGAAGCAACGAGCAACGATACGAAACGACTGAATGATATTCTGGATTCTGACGAGGGAGCACGCTATATTGGCGAGTTTGCGATCGGGTTTAACCCGTACATTTTACATCCGATGAAGGATATTCTGTTTGATGAGAAGATTGCTGGAAGCTTGCATTTTACACCGGGTCAAGCTTATGAAACAGCGGATAATGGTAACCGTTCTTCGATTCATTGGGATTTGGTATTGATTCAGCGTCCGGAATATGGCGGCGGTGAGATTTATTTTGATGATGTTCTGATCCGTAAAGATGGTATTTTTGTATTGCCTGAGCTGGAGCCGTTAAATCCTGAAAACTTGAAATAG
- a CDS encoding HPr family phosphocarrier protein — protein MSNNNAAVVEIAQTASKFTSSIVLHSENKYIDVKSILGLFTTLVSSHSYELHVHGPDAEEAKEAIIEVFKKHGLHISVAT, from the coding sequence ATGTCCAACAATAATGCGGCGGTTGTTGAAATTGCACAGACGGCGAGCAAATTCACCTCTTCCATCGTCCTTCATTCCGAAAATAAGTATATTGATGTGAAAAGCATACTGGGCTTGTTTACGACCTTGGTCAGCAGCCACAGTTATGAACTGCACGTTCACGGGCCTGATGCTGAGGAAGCCAAAGAAGCAATTATTGAGGTATTCAAGAAGCACGGACTGCACATTTCAGTAGCCACCTAA
- a CDS encoding YlaN family protein, giving the protein MTSSDLQEQLNIKAINLLQEDADKIKKLIEVQMENLATRYCPLYEEVLDTQMYGFSKEVDFAVRAGLLPEMAGKQLVSELERNLAILYEAMNNKAN; this is encoded by the coding sequence ATGACTTCATCTGATTTGCAGGAACAATTGAATATCAAGGCCATTAATCTGCTTCAGGAAGATGCAGATAAAATAAAGAAGCTTATTGAAGTACAGATGGAGAATCTGGCAACCCGTTACTGCCCTCTCTATGAGGAAGTGCTGGATACTCAGATGTACGGATTTTCCAAGGAAGTGGATTTTGCGGTTCGCGCCGGACTTCTTCCGGAAATGGCAGGTAAACAGCTGGTCAGTGAGCTGGAACGCAATCTGGCTATTCTATATGAGGCCATGAACAATAAGGCTAATTAG
- the cax gene encoding calcium/proton exchanger, whose protein sequence is MKKWLSPALLIATFALSAVAHYTHWNAIAQFIICAIAVVFVAGFLGKATESVAHYAGQRLGGFLNATFGNAAELIIAIFLVKEGLYDMVKASLTGSIIGNLLLVLGASLFAGGLKYKVQNFNVSLASLSGSLMIVAVIALFVPAVFLNTHVITDNESDTLSLIVAGTLIVAYIAWLIFSMITHKDYLDDVTEQKDEELPHEHVPVWSRNKSIAYLVLATAMVAFVSEWLVKTLEVFTVQFGLSELFVGAFLVAIIGNAAEHSAAILLAMKNKIGASVEIAVGSSLQIALFVAPVLIFVSYFMGNTMNIVFTTIELVAIAVSVFIAKSITQDGSTNWYEGLMLLVVYILLGVSFFLI, encoded by the coding sequence TTGAAAAAATGGTTATCTCCCGCTTTGCTTATAGCGACATTTGCTCTTAGTGCAGTCGCTCATTACACGCATTGGAACGCTATCGCCCAATTCATCATTTGTGCCATCGCTGTCGTGTTCGTAGCTGGTTTTCTCGGCAAAGCGACCGAAAGCGTAGCACATTATGCCGGGCAACGTCTGGGTGGATTTTTAAATGCCACCTTCGGCAACGCAGCCGAACTGATCATCGCCATCTTTCTTGTCAAAGAAGGTCTTTACGATATGGTAAAGGCTAGTCTTACCGGGTCCATTATCGGCAATCTGCTGCTGGTCCTCGGAGCAAGTCTGTTCGCTGGCGGATTGAAATACAAGGTGCAAAATTTCAATGTATCGCTGGCCTCACTAAGCGGCTCGCTGATGATTGTGGCTGTGATCGCTTTATTCGTCCCGGCTGTCTTTTTGAATACACATGTCATCACAGACAACGAATCGGACACGCTCAGTCTCATTGTAGCTGGCACGCTCATTGTCGCGTATATTGCGTGGCTGATTTTTTCCATGATTACGCATAAGGACTATTTGGACGATGTGACCGAACAAAAGGATGAAGAATTGCCGCATGAGCATGTCCCGGTGTGGTCCAGAAACAAGTCCATTGCCTATTTGGTGCTTGCTACCGCCATGGTGGCTTTTGTCAGCGAATGGCTGGTAAAGACACTGGAGGTATTCACGGTTCAGTTTGGGCTCAGTGAACTGTTCGTAGGTGCGTTCCTTGTCGCGATTATCGGGAATGCAGCCGAACACAGCGCCGCCATTTTGCTGGCAATGAAAAACAAAATCGGCGCATCCGTCGAAATCGCAGTGGGCAGCAGCCTGCAAATTGCGCTATTTGTTGCGCCTGTGCTGATTTTTGTCAGTTACTTTATGGGAAACACCATGAATATCGTGTTCACCACGATTGAGCTGGTTGCCATTGCCGTCTCTGTATTTATCGCCAAATCCATTACTCAAGACGGTTCAACCAACTGGTATGAAGGTCTGATGCTGCTAGTGGTGTATATCTTGTTAGGTGTATCCTTTTTTCTTATATAA
- a CDS encoding Asp23/Gls24 family envelope stress response protein, producing MAEQIQQLEAGNIKISNDVVGKIAGMAALETPGIAAMSGGLSEGWAKRLSGKNVQKGVSVEVGQLEAAIDLRIIVVYETPIHEVSRILQQNVREAVESMTGLRVVEVNVKVEGVAFKDDAV from the coding sequence ATGGCAGAGCAAATTCAACAACTGGAAGCAGGAAACATCAAGATTTCCAACGATGTCGTAGGTAAAATTGCGGGGATGGCCGCACTAGAGACACCAGGCATTGCTGCAATGTCAGGCGGCTTATCAGAAGGCTGGGCCAAAAGGCTGAGCGGTAAAAATGTGCAAAAAGGCGTATCTGTGGAGGTCGGACAGCTCGAAGCTGCCATTGATCTACGTATTATCGTGGTTTACGAAACACCTATTCATGAAGTGTCCCGAATACTTCAGCAAAATGTGCGAGAAGCCGTCGAAAGCATGACGGGTTTGCGGGTCGTGGAAGTGAACGTAAAAGTAGAAGGTGTTGCCTTCAAGGACGACGCGGTATAA
- the ftsW gene encoding putative lipid II flippase FtsW encodes MRNTKPEARRRGTPDFQLLILTLLLVGFGVIMVFSASSSVALLNKDTNFDSLYFVKRQSAFAVLGLFIMLVAMNIKMEKYKKLFVPLFFITILLLVIVLFTGSLNGAKSWIRFGSIGFQPTELAKISIILYLSALIVKKGDRFRDLRTGYIPVTVIVGFVAGLIMLQPDLGSCFILVATSGLIIYAGGASIKHITASVALLVLGASIVFGIGSLFGDSGVDGQAVAKQDYKVGRFQAFLNPMEHKQGVGYNLVQSLQAIGDGGLSGSGFGKGIIKLHYLPNSFNDFIFSVIGEEFGFIGTAIFLMLYLYFIWRGMLIALRCRDPFGTLVGTGIMGLIAIQAFINIGGVTQTIPITGVTLPFISFGGSSLLVMMFSMGIMLSISRENTKQAVQERTTGVAIRSEVPNRFQARRTNRYR; translated from the coding sequence ATGAGAAATACGAAGCCGGAGGCTCGAAGAAGAGGCACACCGGATTTCCAATTGCTGATCCTCACTTTGTTGCTTGTTGGATTCGGTGTAATCATGGTATTTAGCGCCAGCTCCAGCGTAGCTCTGCTGAATAAAGATACCAATTTTGACTCTTTATATTTTGTGAAGCGCCAATCGGCATTTGCTGTACTTGGGCTTTTCATTATGTTGGTAGCTATGAATATCAAAATGGAAAAATATAAAAAGCTTTTTGTGCCTTTGTTCTTCATAACCATACTGTTGCTGGTTATCGTTCTTTTCACCGGCTCTCTTAACGGCGCAAAAAGCTGGATCAGGTTTGGCAGTATTGGATTCCAGCCGACGGAGCTTGCGAAAATCTCCATTATTCTTTACTTATCCGCACTGATCGTTAAAAAAGGGGATCGCTTTAGAGACTTGCGGACTGGCTACATACCTGTAACCGTCATTGTGGGCTTTGTTGCAGGACTCATCATGCTTCAGCCTGACCTTGGCTCCTGCTTCATTCTGGTAGCCACCAGTGGCTTGATTATTTATGCCGGAGGAGCCAGCATCAAGCATATTACGGCATCAGTCGCTCTGCTCGTGTTGGGTGCTTCCATCGTTTTTGGCATAGGATCGTTGTTTGGAGATTCCGGCGTAGATGGACAAGCTGTAGCGAAGCAAGATTACAAAGTTGGACGTTTTCAAGCCTTTCTCAATCCCATGGAACATAAACAGGGTGTCGGATATAATCTGGTGCAGTCCCTGCAAGCCATAGGTGACGGCGGTCTAAGCGGATCAGGATTTGGCAAGGGCATTATCAAGCTTCACTATTTGCCCAATTCGTTTAATGATTTTATTTTCTCCGTCATTGGTGAAGAATTCGGCTTTATCGGAACAGCCATCTTCCTGATGCTATATTTGTATTTCATTTGGCGTGGGATGCTTATCGCCCTTCGTTGCCGTGATCCGTTCGGGACGCTGGTGGGTACAGGTATTATGGGATTGATCGCCATTCAGGCATTCATTAATATCGGTGGCGTAACACAGACGATTCCAATTACCGGGGTAACGCTTCCCTTTATCAGCTTTGGTGGTTCTTCTCTGCTCGTGATGATGTTCTCTATGGGCATTATGCTCAGTATTTCCCGTGAAAACACCAAGCAGGCAGTACAGGAGCGCACGACAGGCGTAGCTATCCGCAGCGAAGTACCCAACCGCTTCCAAGCCCGTAGAACCAACCGTTATCGTTAA
- a CDS encoding M20 metallopeptidase family protein codes for MTQHSTDRSWFDQLQAHMVEWRRYLHKNPEISFQESNTAAFVADKLESWGIEVRRQVGGHGVVGTIRGAKPGPVVMLRADMDALPIQDEKDCEYRSGVDGAMHACGHDGHTSILLGTAHYFSLNRDELAGEIRLLFQPAEELLPGGAVHVIKEGVLEGVDVIYGIHLWTPFPVGTAASCAGPLMAAADDFYIEITGKGGHGGMPQSSHDSVVAGSALVMQLQSIVSRSVDPLRPAVLTVGTIQGGFAQNVIAETCRLSGTIRTFDEETRTVMKERLHSVTELTAATYGTTAQIRYIMGYPPVVNDAHEAARFFKEAVPVFGEANVKEASKLMPAEDFAYYLERVPGCFMFVGAGNPAKNAVYPHHHPKFDFDEDAMIHAVRLFIAMSTGYAAERNAGMDI; via the coding sequence ATGACACAACATTCGACAGACAGGTCCTGGTTTGATCAATTGCAGGCACATATGGTGGAATGGCGCAGATATTTACATAAGAATCCCGAAATTTCTTTTCAGGAAAGCAACACCGCTGCTTTTGTAGCGGATAAGCTGGAGAGTTGGGGAATAGAGGTTCGCCGTCAGGTCGGAGGACACGGTGTTGTAGGTACTATTCGTGGTGCCAAGCCCGGACCTGTTGTGATGCTGCGTGCAGATATGGATGCTCTTCCGATTCAGGATGAAAAGGATTGTGAATATCGTTCCGGCGTGGATGGGGCTATGCATGCTTGCGGACATGACGGACATACATCCATACTACTGGGAACGGCGCATTATTTCAGTCTGAACCGTGACGAGCTGGCAGGTGAAATCCGGTTGCTGTTCCAGCCTGCGGAGGAATTACTTCCTGGCGGTGCGGTTCATGTAATCAAAGAGGGTGTACTGGAAGGAGTGGATGTTATTTATGGCATTCATTTGTGGACACCATTTCCAGTCGGGACCGCTGCTAGCTGCGCAGGGCCGCTGATGGCGGCAGCTGATGATTTTTATATTGAAATTACAGGGAAGGGTGGACATGGTGGTATGCCCCAGTCCTCTCATGACAGTGTGGTGGCGGGCTCAGCTCTCGTAATGCAGTTGCAAAGTATCGTCAGTCGTTCAGTCGACCCTTTGCGACCAGCTGTACTGACGGTGGGGACCATTCAAGGAGGCTTTGCGCAAAATGTGATCGCGGAAACCTGCCGCTTGAGTGGAACGATCCGTACATTTGATGAGGAAACACGCACGGTGATGAAAGAGCGGTTGCATTCAGTGACGGAGCTTACCGCTGCAACATATGGTACAACAGCACAGATTCGCTACATTATGGGATATCCGCCTGTTGTGAATGATGCGCATGAGGCTGCTCGTTTTTTTAAGGAAGCTGTGCCCGTTTTTGGCGAGGCGAATGTAAAAGAGGCGTCAAAGCTGATGCCTGCTGAAGATTTTGCTTATTATTTGGAACGTGTTCCAGGCTGCTTCATGTTCGTGGGGGCGGGGAACCCGGCTAAAAATGCGGTGTATCCGCATCATCATCCCAAATTTGATTTTGATGAGGATGCCATGATCCATGCGGTTCGTTTGTTTATTGCGATGTCCACCGGATATGCAGCAGAACGAAATGCAGGGATGGATATTTAG
- a CDS encoding CBS domain-containing protein gives MKKVQEVMTKECVTVTPQDNIYEVAVKMKDNDTGFIPVMEREGSDRLIGVITDRDLVVRGYAAKHSGSSSVDTVMTTGIRTARADMSVDQAAELMAEQQIRRLPVTEGDRLIGIVSIGDLAVRNIFADNAGEALSQISEQVH, from the coding sequence ATGAAAAAGGTTCAGGAAGTTATGACTAAAGAATGCGTAACGGTGACCCCACAGGACAATATTTATGAGGTTGCAGTTAAAATGAAGGACAATGATACTGGTTTTATCCCGGTTATGGAAAGGGAAGGCAGTGACAGGCTGATCGGTGTAATAACGGACCGAGACCTTGTCGTTCGCGGCTATGCGGCCAAGCATTCTGGTTCCAGTTCGGTCGATACGGTTATGACGACAGGTATTCGCACAGCCAGAGCGGACATGTCGGTGGACCAAGCAGCCGAGCTGATGGCAGAGCAGCAAATTCGGCGCTTGCCCGTGACCGAAGGAGATCGTTTGATCGGGATTGTTTCGATTGGCGACTTGGCTGTACGCAATATATTTGCAGATAATGCCGGTGAGGCCCTTAGCCAAATTTCCGAACAGGTCCACTAG
- a CDS encoding DNA repair helicase XPB, with the protein MNPEHPCIVQRDFTILLEMGLPRSEFARSQLQVYAELVKSPSAFHTYHITPLSLWNAAALGWSAEDIQDSLHSMSRWDIPRDLLKDIEQLVSRYGTLTLSRARAEGVQACSTDTVSAYRVEHETSENMEKGTVSSYTMVDRLTLTANTPALLEELLSKQELRQLGMIRTGEVSASVPPENRGLLKQECTRLGYPVVDTAGYLEGNQLRFSLGQGQAQVQLRDYQVEAADAFEGADGLGGSGVLVLPCGAGKTVIGMAVMDRLQCEVLILTSNTTSVRQWIEELKQKTDIPDDSIGEYSGQKKEVRPITVATYQILTHRRSKDGDFDHMKLLSERKWGLIVYDEVHLLPAPVFRATADIQATRRLGLTATLVREDGCERDVFSLIGPKRYDMPWKELERQGWIAQVDCVELRLPMTAELLERSMRAEGRQQYRIAAENPAKLEAVRSLMQRHSGLPTLIIGQYLDQLRILARELGVPLITGTMSQSERVRWFDAFRKGTIRTLLVSKVANFAVDLPDAAIAIEVSGSFGSRQEEAQRLGRILRPKPGENKAYFYALVTENSRETDFAARRQLFLIEQGYEYAVRRFSPAEAMGSLDDEAEDGGKKKEA; encoded by the coding sequence ATGAATCCGGAACATCCTTGTATTGTACAACGTGATTTTACCATCCTGCTGGAAATGGGCTTGCCTCGTTCGGAGTTTGCTCGCTCACAGTTGCAGGTTTACGCGGAGCTGGTTAAAAGCCCGTCTGCTTTTCATACATATCATATCACTCCATTGTCTCTGTGGAATGCGGCTGCCCTTGGGTGGAGTGCTGAGGACATTCAAGATAGTTTGCATTCCATGTCCCGTTGGGATATCCCGCGTGATTTGTTGAAGGACATTGAACAGCTCGTTTCCAGATACGGAACGCTGACGCTGTCACGGGCCAGAGCGGAGGGAGTGCAAGCTTGTAGCACAGATACTGTTAGCGCATATCGTGTTGAGCATGAGACAAGTGAGAACATGGAGAAGGGTACAGTCAGCAGCTATACAATGGTTGATCGCTTAACCCTGACAGCAAATACTCCGGCTTTGCTGGAGGAGCTGCTGAGCAAGCAGGAGCTGAGGCAGCTTGGAATGATTCGTACTGGTGAAGTGAGCGCTTCTGTACCGCCTGAAAACCGTGGCTTGCTCAAGCAGGAATGCACTCGATTGGGGTATCCAGTAGTCGATACGGCCGGATATCTTGAGGGAAATCAGCTCCGTTTTTCCTTGGGACAAGGACAAGCACAGGTGCAGCTCCGTGATTATCAAGTTGAGGCTGCTGATGCGTTTGAAGGTGCTGACGGCTTGGGCGGCAGCGGTGTGCTGGTGCTTCCATGCGGAGCGGGTAAAACTGTGATTGGTATGGCGGTGATGGATCGGCTTCAGTGTGAAGTGCTTATTTTAACCTCGAATACCACCTCTGTCCGGCAATGGATTGAGGAATTGAAGCAAAAGACAGATATTCCGGATGATTCGATCGGGGAATACAGTGGTCAGAAAAAAGAGGTGCGCCCGATTACGGTGGCAACCTACCAGATTCTGACGCATCGTCGCAGCAAAGACGGGGACTTTGACCATATGAAGCTGCTGAGCGAGCGGAAATGGGGACTTATTGTATACGATGAGGTGCATTTGCTGCCCGCCCCGGTCTTCCGGGCGACGGCAGATATTCAGGCCACCCGTCGTTTGGGATTGACAGCCACGCTGGTTCGCGAGGACGGCTGTGAGCGGGATGTATTCTCTTTGATTGGGCCCAAGCGGTACGATATGCCTTGGAAGGAGCTGGAGCGACAGGGCTGGATTGCTCAGGTTGATTGTGTGGAGCTGCGGCTTCCGATGACAGCTGAACTATTGGAACGCAGTATGCGTGCCGAGGGCAGACAGCAGTACCGAATTGCGGCCGAAAATCCGGCCAAGCTGGAAGCAGTACGTAGCCTGATGCAGCGGCACAGCGGTCTGCCTACGCTTATTATTGGTCAATATCTGGACCAATTGCGTATATTGGCTCGGGAACTCGGCGTGCCATTGATTACCGGGACTATGAGTCAGAGTGAGCGGGTACGGTGGTTTGATGCGTTCCGCAAGGGAACCATCCGGACTTTACTCGTATCCAAAGTGGCGAACTTTGCGGTGGATTTGCCGGATGCGGCTATAGCTATAGAGGTATCAGGCAGTTTCGGCTCCCGTCAGGAGGAGGCGCAGCGGCTTGGCCGCATTTTACGACCGAAGCCCGGTGAGAATAAAGCTTATTTTTATGCACTGGTGACAGAGAATAGCAGGGAGACCGATTTTGCAGCCCGTCGTCAGCTGTTTCTGATTGAGCAGGGCTATGAATATGCAGTTCGCAGATTCAGTCCCGCAGAGGCTATGGGAAGCCTGGATGATGAGGCTGAAGATGGTGGAAAGAAAAAGGAGGCGTAA